Genomic window (Oryza sativa Japonica Group chromosome 3, ASM3414082v1):
GTATACATGAGAGCAGTAGCACCGCTAGTGCTTTACTGGTACTGCATCATCTGTTACAGTGCAGAAAAATTACTACCGCTCCAGTAACTGATCCTAAACCTGATGTCGTAACCGTAGCCAGCTaactgctgctgtttttttttctttctgggtTCGCGTGCGCGCAGATCTCGCGAGGGCTCTCGCGGCGGTGGACCCGAGCCACCCGCAGGGGACCCGTGGGCGCGACGCCCGCGGCATGAGCGTGCTCCAGCAGCACGCCGCGTTCTTCGACCGCAACGGCGACGGCATCATCTACCCCTGGGAGACCTTCCAAGGTGAGTGAGTGAGCGAGCGAGTGAGTGATCCGCCCGTGTGTCTTGCTGTGGATGAACTCTCCACGTCGCGATCAGTCCATCTCTCTCTGCTGCTGCTATATCTGTGTCCCGTTTCGGACAGGCAAACAGTTTGCCTTCTAAGGTTGTAATTAAGCTTGACGCAACAGAAGAGATTAAGAGATTTTAGGGTCGCGTGTTAAGTCAGAATTATGCTTCCAAATCAACGATTGCTTGTGCAGTGCAGATGTAGTATGAGACTTTGAGTATATGgtatgttttgttttttgtttttcacaGGGCTGAGAGCGATAGGTTGCGGGTATCCCGTGTCGATTGCTGGTGCCATACTCATCAACCTCGTCCTCAGCTATCCTACTCAACCGGTAAAGTTTGCCCTCTGTACTCCACGTGCTCCTTATTTTCAATACTTTTTACCAACATATATGCCGTGCCTTTTGCTGTATTGCCAAACTGTGTGATCATATCTGGACTAATCttacgtcaaaaaaaaaatctggactAATCTTCTCGATTATGATGTAAAGAAATTGTATAATGTTTTTTAGGGCGTTCTGAATTTTATATGTTGGTCTGAATGTTACACCACCTTCTTTTGTAAATGTGAAGAGGTGTCACTAGGCTAGTGAAAATTGAATTGTAGTGACTTTTGTAAGTGGGAAGACATATCTATCTTCACTTCAGGCTTTGGATTTGATgtgtttttttatggaggggcCAACATGTACAGATGAACTTATGTTTACTTTCTTTCAAATGCAGGGGTGGATGCCTTCTCCTCTgttttccatccatataaagaacaTTCACAAGGGTAAGCATGGGAGTGACTCTGAAGCATATGATACTGAAGGGAGGTATGTAACTTTGTATACATAATTGTTAAGTTCCTCTCTTTGCCTAGAAACGATTACAATTTCTATCTCGTTTCAAATTTCTCACTAATTTATATGCTTTTACTAGGTTTGATCCATCGAAATTTGATGCTATATTCAGCAAGTATGGCAGAACTCATCCAAATGCTTTGACAAAAGATGAGCTGAACTCGATGATTAAAGCAAACCGCAATATGTATGATTTCATTGGCTGGTAAGCGGATGGTTGAATTAGCAGTACCGTTcgccatcatttttttttttcagttacaACTTTGCTAATTGGTTCTTCCTGCAAACCATCACAGGATTACTAGCGCTGGTGAATGGATGCTACTGTACAGCGTGGCCAAGGATAAAGAAGGGCTGTTGCAACGAGAAACTGTTAGAGGCGCCTTCGATGGCAGCCTGTTTGAGCGACTTCAGGACAGCAAGAAATCTGCTTGAATATAGCAATGAGCTGTGCTGCTCGAAGAAAGCGTTGACAGTAAAGAATCTAAtaagattagaaaaaaaaagggtcttTGCTTTGTGTAATTCAAATGAAAAATGTTAATTACCCCATGACAGTATTTATGATGTTTGCAATGATCACCACCTCATGATATAgtcttgttctttctttttgtaTGTGCATGTTCCAAATTTACcctcatttatttttaaaatcaagGTGAAGTTACGCTTGTTGATTCGTGTTGCGCTTATTTAAGCGTCATATTAACGTATTTGTTCCGGAAGTTTAAACATATAATTCTCCCCCCAAAAAATTGAGCTATATCTGATAAACTGAGAAGGGaccataaaaaataatttataggttaaatttaaaataactccaaaataattttaaaatttttagtgTTATTAGAGGTTTAAAAGCCaatgttaaaaaataaactacaataaaataattataaaacaagctgtataactaaaatttaaatttaaattttggttgtagTTAATAAATCAATAAGGAGACTATAGATGATGATGGGAGGCATGCACAATTGTTTCAAAATAGTAAACTCCAAATTATGTATTGTAATGCACATAAGCACTCCTCCCATCCCAAGTCTCAACTATATAGATTTTGCTAAATTGAGTTCGAATTTGATGCGTCCAAAATGTGTTATCCGGCAACTCATATTTGAGATTTCTTTTGctgtataatatttttttattaagaagGAAAATCCATCGAAGGACTTGTTCAATTTGTTGCCCAAATAAAgtataccaaattttggtaatgctaAATGACACATTTTAGCATTATTAAATTTGGTAAATTTTAAGAGAGAGCTTCTGAAAATACCTAAATTCGATTATGGAGGGCATGCTGTGTGTTGTCGTTAAATGAacagttatttttttagtttttgttttggtGTATCGGAGCTTTCCAGAATTCTAGTCACGTGACATCTCTATATTAATGAAAAATGGAGGGGCGTCGCCCTTTTGATTAAAGAAATTCTAAAATTTGATACTCCCAGTCAAACtatgttaaatttaattaagttttaaaaaatacggTAATTTTCAACCCAAAATAGCATTTATGTGATAAATATTGATAAATTTGTCTTTAAACTTAGTAAATCTAAATAAgtttgacttagaaaaaaaatcaaaacaacttgTAACGTGAGACGGAGAAAGTACTAGGTAGTAATGGCTAAAGTAAGTTTAGTTTATTatctaattttgataatattaaAATTCGGTAAAGTCGAAAGTGATAACAAAAGTTGCCGATCATCCGAGCCGTTGCGAGCTTCAACTGAACGGTCAAGCGTGTTCGGTTCGTCTGGTTTAGCTCCCCTCACTGGAACACCTCTCCGTCGTGAAAACCAACTGCCGGCGGCGTGGAAGTCGCCGGCGAGTTCATGGCCGCCGCGCTCATCGTCCCCGCAAACCCAAACCCTACTCCAAaccccacctcctccctccgtcccccATCGCGTGCCGCCTCCAGTGTGCTCCGCTTCCCCCGCCGCGACCGCGCTCGAACCCATCTCACTGCCGCGTTTGGGAGGGGAtcacccgcggcggcggccgagcgcGGCGGGAAGGACTACTACGCTACGCTGAACCTCCGCCGCGACGCCACCCTGCAGGAGGTCAAGACGGCCTACCGTACCCTAGCGCGCAAGGTGCTGCACCTGCACTCCCCCCCCTTCACTCTCCGATGTCATGTCCCCTCGAAGTGTTAGATTGTGTGATACTGCTAGTTTTAGTGTATGCGCAGTTCAATTTATCTGGAATTGAACCGGTAGCGTGATATAGTTGCGATTGAGTTGGGCCACTTGCATTATCTGCTTGTTCCAACCTGGGTAATTATCGTCTTCTGCATCCCCTGCACAATCCTGGTTACAGTATATGTTAAAATGAGTAAAATGACTATGTAATTCTTGGTAATGTGGATCATGGAAATCGCACGGTATCATTGCAATTTTGAGCATTTTCACTGAGATGATCTACAAATTGTGTACTCTGTCTGACTTGGCTATACTACGTGTTTACTGTATGCAAAAAAGATGAAGAAGTTTTGGCGACTACCTGGACTGTATTCCACAGCAAAGCTCCATGAATCCACGATATGTTCTGCTTCcccatttatttttttgctgTTGTACCATATTTTaattcctccattttttaaaaaataaagaaaaggctGAAGATAGATAATGATTTTTAGCTCCATCACTGAGTTTGCGTATTTGGGCCTCTGCGCGTTGGAAGATTATTCTTCAAATAAGCAATACATGATTACACGGGACCCTTCTGTTTATGGAGTAAACCACAAATGTATCAGTTTTGGATGTTCAGTGATATCCAACTTATACTTT
Coding sequences:
- the LOC4332103 gene encoding peroxygenase isoform X2, producing MATLLLIACLPTRRPHLSLRQRSYKLAPRITMASSSSSSPPSSDPSLETVAPHAAVTGERKLNPNLQEQLPKPWLRAIGCGYPVSIAGAILINLVLSYPTQPGWMPSPLFSIHIKNIHKGKHGSDSEAYDTEGRFDPSKFDAIFSKYGRTHPNALTKDELNSMIKANRNMYDFIGWITSAGEWMLLYSVAKDKEGLLQRETVRGAFDGSLFERLQDSKKSA
- the LOC4332103 gene encoding peroxygenase isoform X1; amino-acid sequence: MATLLLIACLPTRRPHLSLRQRSYKLAPRITMASSSSSSPPSSDPSLETVAPHAAVTGERKLNPNLQEQLPKPYLARALAAVDPSHPQGTRGRDARGMSVLQQHAAFFDRNGDGIIYPWETFQGLRAIGCGYPVSIAGAILINLVLSYPTQPGWMPSPLFSIHIKNIHKGKHGSDSEAYDTEGRFDPSKFDAIFSKYGRTHPNALTKDELNSMIKANRNMYDFIGWITSAGEWMLLYSVAKDKEGLLQRETVRGAFDGSLFERLQDSKKSA